The following are from one region of the Mangifera indica cultivar Alphonso chromosome 14, CATAS_Mindica_2.1, whole genome shotgun sequence genome:
- the LOC123195852 gene encoding pirin-like protein, with amino-acid sequence MKLINNLFKAHKNLFIPPFCRKTMSQSDPQSPFNRPRMVVKKVPAKTQQEGDGAAVRRSIGRSELKLLDPFLMLDEFAASPPAGFPDHPHRGFETVTYMLQGKVTHQDFAGHKGTIQTGDVQWMTAGRGIIHSEMAAGEGIQWGLQLWINLSSKDKMIEPRYQELKSEDIKRAEKDGVEVRVIAGESMGVQSPVYTRTPTMYLDFTLKPTAEVHQSIPESWNAFAYVIEGEGVFGSINSSPLSVHNALVLSLGDGVSVWNKSSKALRFVLIAGQPLNEPVVQYGPFVMNSQAEIEQAIEDYQYCKNGFEMAKYWRSQ; translated from the exons ATGAAACTTATCAATAACTTGTTCAAGGCACATAAGAATCTCTTTATCCCTCCCTTTTGCAGAAAAACAATGTCTCAATCCGATCCACAAAGTCCTTTCAACAGGCCAAGAATGGTGGTCAAGAAAGTTCCTGCCAAAACTCAACAAGAGGGTGATGGTGCTGCTGTTAGAAGAAGCATTGGAAG GAGTGAATTGAAACTTTTGGATCCATTTTTAATGTTGGATGAGTTTGCAG CATCCCCTCCTGCTGGATTTCCAGATCATCCACACAGAGGTTTTGAGACTGTTACATATATGTTACAG GGAAAGGTTACTCATCAAGATTTTGCAGGCCACAAGGGAACAATTCAGACTGGTGATGTTCag TGGATGACAGCAGGAAGAGGCATAATTCATTCTGAAATGGCTGCTGGTGAAGGTATCCAATGGGGTTTACAACTTTGGATCAATCTCTCTTCTAAAGATAAAAT GATTGAGCCAAGGTACCAAGAACTTAAAAGTGAGGACATCAAACGAGCAGAGAAAGATGGGGTAGAAGTTCGTGTTATAGCAGGAGAATCAATGGGAGTTCAATCTCCTGTTTACACTAGAACTCCAACAATGTATCTAGATTTTACTCTGAAACCAACAGCTGAAGTACATCAAAGTATTCCGGAATCATGGAACGCATTTGCTTATGTAATCGAAGGCGAAGGCGTGTTCGGATCAATCAATTCATCGCCATTATCGGTTCATAATGCGTTAGTGTTGAGTCTTGGCGATGGGGTAAGTGTTTGGAACAAATCTTCAAAGGCATTGAGGTTTGTTTTGATAGCAGGGCAGCCATTGAATGAGCCAGTGGTGCAATATGGACCATTTGTGATGAATTCACAAGCTGAAATTGAGCAAGCCATTGAGGATTATCAATATTGCAAAAATGGGTTTGAAATGGCAAAGTATTGGAGGTCTCAATGA